In Odontesthes bonariensis isolate fOdoBon6 chromosome 6, fOdoBon6.hap1, whole genome shotgun sequence, one genomic interval encodes:
- the ctu1 gene encoding cytoplasmic tRNA 2-thiolation protein 1, with translation MPVLCSSCAEKRAVLKRPKTGHSLCKECFFWAFEEEVHQTIVAAKLFKTGETVGVAASGGKDSTVLAHVMKLLNERYNYGLELMLISVDEGITGYRDDSLETVKRNQEQYDLPLKIVSYEELYGWTMDSIVKQVGLKNNCTFCGVFRRQALDRGAIMLKVDKICTGHNADDVAETVLMNVLRGDIARLRRCTAISTASEGEGVVPRCKPLKYAYEKEIVLYAYFKKLDYFSTECIYSPNAYRGYARTFLKDLECIRPSSIIDIVHSGENLSVREGVKMPVQGTCNRCGYISSQSLCKSCVLLEGLNRGLPKLGIGKHHRLHDKILSQQPLSEKEERKLKSIDF, from the exons ATGCCTGTCCTGTGCAGCAGCTGCGCTGAGAAACGTGCTGTGCTGAAGCGTCCGAAAACTGGCCATTCGCTGTGCAAGGAGTGCTTCTTCTGGGCCTTTGAGGAAGAGGTACATCAGACCATCGTGGCAGCAAAGCTCTTCAAAACAGGGGAGACTGTAGGGGTCGCTGCCTCAGGAGGAAAGGACTCCACCGTGCTCGCACATGTCATGAAGCTTCTGAATGAGCGGTACAACTATGGGCTTGAACTCATGCTTATCTCAGTGGATGAGGGAATCACCGGTTACAGAGACGACTCCCTGGAGACGGTGAAGAGGAATCAGGAGCAGTACGACCTGCCGCTGAAGATTGTGTCGTACGAGGAGCTGTATGGTTGGACCATGGATTCTATAGTGAAGCAGGTGGGACTGAAAAATAACTGCACCTTCTGTGGAGTGTTCAGACGGCAGGCGCTGGACAGAGGAGCCATCATGCTCAAAGTGGATAAGATATGTACAG gTCACAACGCTGACGATGTGGCAGAGACCGTTTTAATGAATGTTTTGCGAGGCGACATAGCTCGTCTGCGTCGATGCACCGCCATCTCCACAGCTAGTGAGGGTGAAGGGGTTGTACCGCGCTGCAAGCCCCTTAAATATGCTTATGAAAAAGAGATTGTTCTGTACGCCTATTTTAAGAAGTTAGACTACTTTTCTACTGAATGTATTTACTCTCCCAATGCTTATCGTGGCTATGCAAGGACCTTTCTGAAGGACTTGGAGTGTATAAGGCCCAGCTCCATAATAGATATAGTCCACTCTGGCGAGAACCTGTCTGTGCGTGAGGGAGTGAAGATGCCCGTCCAGGGAACCTGCAACCGCTGTGGCTACATCTCCAGTCAGTCGCTGTGCAAGTCATGCGTGCTTCTGGAGGGACTGAATCGAGGCCTGCCAAAGCTTGGTATAGGCAAGCACCACCGCCTGCACGATAAAATCCTCTCCCAGCAGCCCCTCTCtgagaaggaggagagaaagctGAAATCAATAGACTTTTGA